In Chiroxiphia lanceolata isolate bChiLan1 chromosome 2, bChiLan1.pri, whole genome shotgun sequence, a single genomic region encodes these proteins:
- the LOC116782924 gene encoding T-cell receptor-associated transmembrane adapter 1 encodes MSCHFSVWGVLAFLSLALIVSLTLNILHYLKKKRAKMHKDYEENNPSYDDYPTEDYPVYGNLSQDILEECCYEQMKSQPQRPVNQPQVESASQMCYASLDHSVKGKRRKPRRKKDPSLEEDEEERSSNPTMMASKASIYLNSEQLAAENTAKVEAIHDDPIRLMGLIHKQKERISEVAS; translated from the exons ATGAGCTGCCATTTTTCTGTCTGGGGAGTTTTGGCCTTCCTGAGTTTGGCTCTCATTGTTTCATTGACACTGAACATTTTACACtatttgaaaaagaagagag CTAAAATGCATAAAGACTACGAAGAGAACAATCCAAG CTATGATGACTATCCCACAGAAGATTACCCAGTTTATGGCAATCTCAGTCAAGATATTTTAG AAGAATGTTGTTATGAGCAGATGAAGTCCCAACCTCAAAGGCCAGTTAACCAGCcacag GTGGAGTCTGCCAGTCAAATGTGTTATGCCTCGCTTGATCACAGTGTCAAGGGAAAACGCAGAAaaccaaggagaaagaaagatcCTTCAttagaggaagatgaagaagaaagatCATCTAACCCCACCATGATGGCTTCCAAAGCGAGCATTTACCTCAATAGTGAGCAGCTGGctgctgaaaacacagcaaaagtaGAAGCCATTCATGATGATCCCATCAGGTTAATGGGCTTGATTCATAAGCAAAAGGAGAGAATATCTGAAGTGGCTTCCTGA